Proteins found in one Sardina pilchardus chromosome 3, fSarPil1.1, whole genome shotgun sequence genomic segment:
- the LOC134077047 gene encoding interferon-induced protein 44-like yields the protein MMNKVRNLSISNPEVRHLRILVLGPVGVGKSSFINSIDSIFQGRMAQAALADALSSASFTKMFNSNKIKAGNAEKFLPFIINDIMGLENTDAAGAHVEDLKMALEGRLKDGYTFNPECPLKEGDAYYNKSPTLADKVHCLVSVLPADRIGLMGDQHVHNVITKLQDIREKATQLRIPQVILMTNVDVACPEIQKDVKMIYRDKKIKEKMQECSNKLGVPMNCIFPVKNYHEEIELNDDVDILLLSALSNILNFANDHVAEHLNKKK from the exons ATGATGAATAAAGTGAGGAATCTGAGCATCAGCAACCCAGAGGTCAGGCACTTGCGTATCCTGGTGCTTGGTCCAGTCGGAGTGGGAAAGTCCAGCTTCATTAACTCCATCGACAGCATCTTTCAGGGTCGCATGGCTCAAGCAGCTTTAGCTGATGCTTTGTCTTCTGCGAGCTTCACTAAGATG TTCAACTCAAATAAGATTAAAGCTGGGAATGCTGAGAAGTTCCTCCCGTTCATCATCAATGACATCATGGGTCTGGAGAACACAGATGCAGCTGGAGCCCATGTTGAAGACCTCAAGATGGCGCTAGAGGGCCGTCTCAAAGatggctatact tttaACCCTGAATGCCCTCTGAAAGAAGGAGACGCATACTACAACAAGAGCCCGACTCTGGCTGATAAGGTCCACTGCCTCGTCAGTGTGCTACCGGCAGACAGAATTGGATTAATGGGTGATCAACATGTCCATAATGTCATCACCAAACTTCAGGATATCAGAGAGAAAGCTACTCAACTGA GAATCCCACAAGTAATTCTGATGACAAATGTGGATGTTGCCTGTCCTGAGATCCAAAAAGATGTGAAGATGATCTACAGAGACAAGAAGATcaaagagaag atgcagGAGTGCAGTAACAAGTTGGGTGTCCCCATGAACTGCATCTTCCCAGTTAAGAACTACCATGAGGAGATTGAGCTGAATGATGACGTGGACAtactgctcctctctgctctctcaaaCATTTTGAACTTTGCTAATGACCATGTGGCTGAACATCTTAATAAAAAGAAGTGA